A region from the Rhizoctonia solani chromosome 13, complete sequence genome encodes:
- a CDS encoding Retrotransposable element Tf2 protein: MAKLMSMKGPNGKFPCRACKIEGVNQGGAGRGKNTLYVPLSRPFVPRAEIQRYDPLNLPCRSHANHVQQALDVQGAVNDPAEQVLSRNTSVNGLLPLAHLALLEFPTLFPHDFMHVMFENILPTLIGLWTRRGQWSTFGSNNKDYQLLDEVWTAVGVACADSGDTIPAAFGCCIPNLDTKPQETTLESMLLFATLIGPALLHCRFVRPRYYHHFVWLVKLIKLCIGLDVRRVDVDEIRQGFAHQIKHLYGLAEELDLKMRQENIATGTRYNAYKDLVFVKPRRERPIQGPLIRKVAEFISTQIPVSAAFIQNKLFNCPFVAWGKMQRITRNEAGNVTGGDLIQGDHIVANNCKLRDALHVMYWSVNSHWQWVRGPAVVLDEETFGYSCAEQFLVIDAAFLRHVTKCAGVFYPHLDDLVLAVVSPIPYLCHIASSGITQYSLRGGRYVSPEILDASKIDCLVGRVQLPLGALYIVQRDTAVGQLDMLDEVVNPN, from the exons ATGGCCAAGCTGATGTCTATGAAAGGCCCAAACGGTAAATTCCCATGCCGTGCGTGCAAGATTGAGGGCGTAAACCAGGGAGGGGCTGGCCGTGGCAAAAATACCCTCTATGTTCCCCTTTCCCGACCCTTTGTCCCACGTGCCGAGATCCAACGTTATGATCCTCTCAACCTACCTTGCCGCTCTCATGCCAACCATGTTCAGCAGGCACTTGATGTTCAGGGTGCAGTCAATGACCCTGCTGAGCAGGTCCTCTCACGCAACACCAGTGTTAATGGACTTTTGCCCCTTGCACATCTGGCCTTGCTGGAGTTCCCTACCTTGTTCCCACATGATTTTATGCATGTGATGTTTGAGAACATTCTCCCAACACTCATAGGGCTCTGGACTAGGCGTGGTCAATGGTCAACATTTGGATCCAACAACAAGGACTACCAACTACTGGATGAGGTCTGGACTGCGGTTGGTGTTGCATGCGCTGATAGTGGTGACACAATTCCAGCAGCGTTTGGTTGTTGCATACCAAACCTTGACACCAAACCACAAGAGACCACATTGGAGAGCATGTTGCTCTTTGCAACGCTCATTGGTCCTGCTCTCCTCCATTGCCGCTTTGTGCGCCCCCGCTACTACCACCACTTTGTTTGGCTGGTCAAGCTGATCAAGCTGTGCATTGGACTTGATGTCAGGCGTGTTGATGTAGATGAGATCCGGCAAGGGTTTGCGCA TCAGATCAAGCACTTGTATGGCCTTGCAGAGGAGCTGGATCTCAAGATGCGTCAAGAGAACATTGCAACAGGTACACGCTACAACGCGTACAAAGATCTTGTCTTTGTGAAGCCTAGGCGTGAGCGCCCTATTCAGGGTCCCTTGATCCGCAAGGTTGCTGAGTTCATTTCTACTCAAATCCCTGTCAGTGCCGCTTTCATCCAGAACAAGCTATTCAACTGCCCATTTGTTGCCTGGGGCAAGATGCAGCGGATCACTAGGAATGAGGCAGGCAATGTCACTGGCGGGGATCTCATTCAGGGGGACCATATTGTGGCTAACAACTGCAAGTTGCGTGATGCCTTGCACGTCATG TACTGGTCAGTTAACTCACACTGGCAATGGGTTAGAGGTCCAGCTGTGGTTCTTGACGAGGAGACATTTGGCTACAGTTGTGCTGAACAATTCCTTGTGATTGACGCAGCTTTCCTGCGGCACGTTACCAAGTGTGCTGGTGTGTTTTATCCACATCTAGATGACCTTGTGCTTGCCGTTGTATCCCCAATTCCCTATCTCTGCCACATTGCCTCATCTGGAATTACCCAGTACAGCCTAAGGGGTGGCAGATATGTCTCACCTGAGATCCTTGATGCGTCAAAGATTGATTGCTTGGTTGGGCGTGTGCAATTGCCACTTGGTGCGTTGTACATCGTCCAACGTGACACAGCAGTTGGGCAGCTTGACATGTTGGATGAGGTTGTTAATCCCAATTAA
- a CDS encoding Retrotransposable element Tf2 protein: protein MLQFVSDVHGLVGLLLESFKGAEQNYDTHNKELLAIIRSFEYWRIFLEGTAHPITVFTNHRNLEYWKESRTFNQRHAQWHLLLARYNFQIVYRPGKQSGKPDALSRHLDHADIPPADQTMLPDPVFANTALITPGKELQRQIESALNKDKSLEEILQFLQNESKALPSIKCAFKDYQMEAGLLFYQGRIVVPNVGTLRTDLLCIFHNSPLAGHPGRQQTLELISRNYYWPGIRLDTYWHVDSCETCQRICKPKYASIPLQPLELPSRPWQHISYDMILKAPKLADLFLQHVWKRYGMPEKTVLDCGRVFNNKFLKALYQRLGIDPHFSLAYHPQSNSQTEQVNPTVEHFLRAYSGVNQKDWVRWLPMAEFAYNNAVHSSTGKSPFKALYGWEPTN from the exons ATGCTACAATTTGTCTCTGATGTCCACGGTCT TGTTGGGCTCCTgttggaatcattcaaaggggcagagcagaactatgacacccacaacaaggagcttctagcaatcatccgctcctttgagtattggcgtatcttcttggaggGAACGGCTCATCCCATCACggtcttcaccaatcacCGGAACTTAGAATATTGGAAAGAGTCAAGGACCTTTAACCAgcgccatgcacaatggcacctcctTCTAGCCAgatacaatttccaaattgtctaccgtccaggaaagcagtcagggaagccagaCGCACTCTCACGCCACTTGGACCATGCTGATATTCCTCCTGCTGACCAAACAATGCTCCCAGACCCAGTATTTGCAAACACAGCCCTAATCACACCAGGGAAGGAACTCCAGCGTCAAATTGAATCCGCCCTAAACAAAGACAAGTctctggaggaaatcctgcAGTTCCTCCAGAATGAGTCCAAGGCCCTGCCATCAATCAAATGCGCCTTCAAAGATTACCAAATGGAGGCTGGCTTATTGTTTTACCAGGGACGCATTGTAGTACCCAATGTTGGAACACTGAGAACGGATCTACTTTGCATATTCCACAATAGCCCACTGGCTGGTCACCCAGGAAGACAACAAACCCTAGAGCTTATCTCAAGAAACTATTACTGGCCTGGGATCCGCTtggacacatactggcatgtggactcctgtgaaacttgTCAACGCATTTGCAAGCCAAAATACGCTTCCATTCCCCTGCAACCGCTGGAGTTACCatccagaccctggcaacacatttcctatgacatgatt ctcaaggcacccaagttagcagacctattcctGCAACATGTGTGGAAACGCTACGGAatgcctgagaagacagtatTGGATTGTGGAAGGGTctttaataacaaattccttaAAGCACTGTACCAGcgcctaggaatagacccccacttctctttggcttATCACCCCCAAAGCAACAGCCAGACGGAACAAGTCAATCCCACAGTTGAACACTTCCTGCGGGCTTACTCTGGAGTCAATCAGAAGGACTGGGTTAGGTGGCTgccaatggcggagtttgcctacaATAATGcagtacatagcagcactgGCAAATCCCCCTTCAAGGCGTTATACGGCTGGGAACCTACCAACTAG